The Malus domestica chromosome 10, GDT2T_hap1 genome contains a region encoding:
- the LOC103446375 gene encoding uncharacterized protein: protein MTNSVHLIPLLFLFPAFFSSSLFVLSETTCSPSRTPDGGGRDGSSLSQLHQFNLKIARLESILAESVQNLSEKIVRIEEREKRIDEMSQKIHHLQSVLSTLKGDSIRADGRINALEEEVRILWEASRKFNFDLHVLESKAQDAEDRLKTVASQARKMTDIVTEQWIQIQRLEQALYITQARTMRLQRQVSSGRCTFLEFMNRLYDDHLPKMVGPNLRSYFSQAQHQLKRVFEAVKKSHHELQHFIKDKLEENEFTAALAHEELVFFMASAVITFPIMSAWMLLSSKFH, encoded by the exons ATGACAAATTCAGTTCATCTGATTCCGTTGCTATTTCTATTTCCCGCCTTCTTCTCGTCGTCTCTCTTCGTTCTGTCCGAAACGACATGCTCACCTTCCCGCACGCCCGACGGCGGCGGCCGCGACGGCAGCTCCCTCAGCCAGCTCCACCAATTCAACCTCAAGATCGCCCGCTTAG AGTCGATCTTAGCAGAAAGCGTTCAGAATCTGAGCGAGAAGATAGTTCGTATCGAAGAGCGCGAGAAGCGCATTGACGAAATGTCGCAGAAGATCCATCACTTGCAATCTGTTTTATCCACTCTTAAG GGCGATTCGATCCGTGCCGATGGAAGGATCAATGCTCTGGAAGAAGAG GTACGGATTCTATGGGAGGCATCGAGAAAGTTCAACTTTGATCTTCATGTTTTGGAGTCTAAGGCACAGGATGCCGAGGATCGGCTCAAAACGGTTGCCTCTCAGGCTCGAAAG ATGACCGACATTGTTACCGAACAATGGATTCAAATTCAGCGACTCGAGCAGGCTCTTTATATTACGCAG GCAAGGACTATGAGGCTTCAAAGGCAAGTGAGCTCTGGAAGGTGCACATTCTTGGAG TTCATGAACAGGCTTTACGATGACCATCTGCCGAAGATGGTTGGGCCCAACTTGAGATCCTATTTCTCTCAAGCTCAGCATCAGTTGAAGAGAGTCTTTGAAGCAGTTAAAAAGTCTCACCACGAG TTGCAACATTTCATCAAAGACAAACTGGAAGAGAATGAATTTACCGCAGCCCTCGCCCACGAggaattagttttctttatg GCTTCTGCAGTAATTACCTTCCCGATAATGAGTGCTTGGATGCTGCTCTCATCAAAATTCCATTAG
- the LOC103446372 gene encoding uncharacterized protein — protein sequence MEDTTWEQKLNALTHILINPTTAPSPHSQLFIATQIPCYLNWDYPPILCTKSAFPPIHLQFAISLFLKRVSRLGLPQTSWRSKCPYQLPPPLVLAKGVEEAQWGEEQMIERFRKRMRRKRLGSSVNPLLPILVPNMLLFFLLLWDPSIEN from the coding sequence atggaGGACACCACATGGGAGCAAAAACTCAATGCCCTAACCCACATCCTAATCAACCCTACAACCGCACCATCTCCCCACTCCCAGCTCTTCATCGCCACCCAAATCCCCTGCTACCTCAACTGGGACTACCCTCCAATCCTCTGCACCAAATCCGCCTTCCCTCCAATCCACCTCCAATTTGCCATCTCCCTCTTCCTCAAAAGGGTCTCCAGATTAGGGCTCCCCCAGACCTCCTGGAGGTCCAAGTGCCCTTACCAGCTGCCCCCGCCATTGGTCCTTGCAAAGGGCGTAGAGGAAGCTCAGTGGGGTGAGGAGCAGATGATAGAAAGGTttaggaagaggatgaggagaaAACGACTTGGTAGTAGTGTGAATCCTttgcttcctattttggttCCCAATATGttgttgttttttcttcttctttgggaCCCTAGTATCGAAAATTAG
- the LOC103446534 gene encoding protein E6, with amino-acid sequence MAPPPPKFFSLLFLLSLILFSLQAQARDSQFFSKVASSNSNNVKESELPKTESPKTETPKTDSPVFNPEKELEPTFVQETQNGYGLYGHESGQLPPATYATETEKQHTTNYPERYNTHYNPNKNNYYNGNNFEANPNGLSDTRFAQGSYTTTSATPNNDQNNNNFEANPNGLSDTRFGQSSYTTTTATPNGYQNNNYYNFEKQGMSDTRFLENGKYYYDARSENNYNQNQYGNSRVVDSKNWYNNRRNYGNGNANQNTYNSMEEYQTEEEQQSEDQFVP; translated from the coding sequence AtggctcctcctcctcccaaattcttctctctcctcttcctcctctctctcaTCCTCTTCTCTCTCCAAGCTCAAGCCAGAGACAGCCAATTCTTTAGCAAAGTCGCCAGCTCCAACAGCAACAATGTGAAGGAATCAGAGCTCCCCAAAACAGAGTCCCCAAAAACAGAGACTCCAAAAACAGATTCCCCTGTTTTCAATCCAGAAAAAGAGCTAGAGCCAACTTTTGTTCAAGAGACTCAAAACGGATACGGCCTCTACGGCCATGAGTCCGGCCAGCTGCCTCCTGCCACCTACGCCACCGAGACAGAGAAGCAGCACACTACAAACTACCCCGAAAGGTACAACACCCACTACAATCCCAACAAAAACAACTATTACAATGGGAACAACTTTGAGGCCAACCCTAATGGCCTCAGTGACACGAGGTTCGCTCAAGGCAGCTACACCACCACCTCTGCCACCCCTAACAACGACCAGAACAACAACAACTTTGAGGCCAACCCTAATGGCCTCAGCGACACGAGGTTCGGTCAGAGCAGctacaccaccaccaccgccacccCGAACGGCTACCAGAACAACAACTACTACAATTTTGAGAAGCAGGGGATGAGTGACACTAGGTTTTTGGAGAACGGCAAGTATTACTACGACGCGAGAAGCGAGAACAACTACAACCAGAACCAGTATGGAAACTCTAGGGTTGTGGACTCGAAAAACTGGTACAATAACAGGCGTAATTACGGCAACGGAAATGCGAATCAGAACACCTATAACTCCATGGAAGAGTACCAGACTGAGGAGGAGCAACAGAGCGAAGATCAGTTCGTGCCATGA
- the LOC103422383 gene encoding uncharacterized protein isoform X1 — MLVLYEFNFKEEQEENSDHDMHHGWPLGLEIMNVRLRVVESLPAAVVGRRSSHLPSASFTSFSSSNLDTESSASFFQDHSTSLGRLIGLRTGDRGRLYLPNSIRFEEHERISIRGSHSEVSTRHRVDMSRRICIPLLLCALVKISRSKNKSKSKKAKFDGRG, encoded by the exons ATGCTCGTTCTGTATGAGTTCAATTTCAAGGaggaacaagaagaaaatagt GATCATGACATGCACCATGGATGGCCCCTAGGGCTTGAGATTATGAACGTGAGACTTAGAGTGGTGGAGAGCTTACCAGCTGCAGTTGTAGGGCGCCGGTCCTCGCACTTGCCCTCCGCCAGTTTCACCTCCTTCTCGTCCTCCAACCTTGACACCGAG TCCTCAGCATCCTTCTTCCAAGACCACAGCACGTCACTAGGCCGTCTGATTGGGCTTCGAACGGGTGATAGAGGACGTTTGTACTTACCAAATTCCATTCGCTTCGAAGAGCACGAGAGGATTTCGATTAGGGGTTCGCATTCTGAGGTGTCTACGAGACATCGAGTAGACATGTCTCGGCGTATCTGCATACCGTTGCTGCTTTGTGCTCTAGTAAAGATCAGCAGGAGTAAGAACAAGAGCAAGTCAAAGAAGGCAAAGTTTGATGGCAGAGGCTAA
- the LOC103422383 gene encoding protein NUCLEAR FUSION DEFECTIVE 6, mitochondrial-like isoform X4 codes for MSSFAAARSVLRSSAARTTVASRLASAPRPKPASSPFRVPKPTQSLSAPRIFRSPVELSCCVETMLPYHTATASALLTSMLSVSQRSYGWTPEGG; via the exons ATGTCGTCCTTCGCCGCCGCCAGATCCGTCCTCCGCTCCTCTGCGGCTCGAACCACCGTGGCCTCGAGGCTTGCCTCCGCCCCCAGACCCAAACCAGCCTCCTCACCATTTCGCGTGCCCAAACCAACCCAAAGCCTCTCGGCTCCTCGCATTTTCAG GTCGCCTGTGGAGTTGAGCTGCTGCGTAGAGACGATGCTTCCGTACCACACAGCCACAGCCTCTGCATTGCTCACTTCGATGCTCTCCGTCTCTCAGCGCTCCTACGGTTGGACCCCCGAAG GGGGGTGA
- the LOC103422383 gene encoding protein NUCLEAR FUSION DEFECTIVE 6, mitochondrial-like isoform X3, with protein MSSFAAARSVLRSSAARTTVASRLASAPRPKPASSPFRVPKPTQSLSAPRIFRSPVELSCCVETMLPYHTATASALLTSMLSVSQRSYGWTPEGL; from the exons ATGTCGTCCTTCGCCGCCGCCAGATCCGTCCTCCGCTCCTCTGCGGCTCGAACCACCGTGGCCTCGAGGCTTGCCTCCGCCCCCAGACCCAAACCAGCCTCCTCACCATTTCGCGTGCCCAAACCAACCCAAAGCCTCTCGGCTCCTCGCATTTTCAG GTCGCCTGTGGAGTTGAGCTGCTGCGTAGAGACGATGCTTCCGTACCACACAGCCACAGCCTCTGCATTGCTCACTTCGATGCTCTCCGTCTCTCAGCGCTCCTACGGTTGGACCCCCGAAG GGCTGTGA
- the LOC103422383 gene encoding protein NUCLEAR FUSION DEFECTIVE 6, mitochondrial-like isoform X2: MSSFAAARSVLRSSAARTTVASRLASAPRPKPASSPFRVPKPTQSLSAPRIFRSPVELSCCVETMLPYHTATASALLTSMLSVSQRSYGWTPEGQDKTR, encoded by the exons ATGTCGTCCTTCGCCGCCGCCAGATCCGTCCTCCGCTCCTCTGCGGCTCGAACCACCGTGGCCTCGAGGCTTGCCTCCGCCCCCAGACCCAAACCAGCCTCCTCACCATTTCGCGTGCCCAAACCAACCCAAAGCCTCTCGGCTCCTCGCATTTTCAG GTCGCCTGTGGAGTTGAGCTGCTGCGTAGAGACGATGCTTCCGTACCACACAGCCACAGCCTCTGCATTGCTCACTTCGATGCTCTCCGTCTCTCAGCGCTCCTACGGTTGGACCCCCGAAG GGCAAGACAAGACTAGATGA
- the LOC103422383 gene encoding protein NUCLEAR FUSION DEFECTIVE 6, mitochondrial-like isoform X5, with translation MSSFAAARSVLRSSAARTTVASRLASAPRPKPASSPFRVPKPTQSLSAPRIFRSPVELSCCVETMLPYHTATASALLTSMLSVSQRSYGWTPEDG, from the exons ATGTCGTCCTTCGCCGCCGCCAGATCCGTCCTCCGCTCCTCTGCGGCTCGAACCACCGTGGCCTCGAGGCTTGCCTCCGCCCCCAGACCCAAACCAGCCTCCTCACCATTTCGCGTGCCCAAACCAACCCAAAGCCTCTCGGCTCCTCGCATTTTCAG GTCGCCTGTGGAGTTGAGCTGCTGCGTAGAGACGATGCTTCCGTACCACACAGCCACAGCCTCTGCATTGCTCACTTCGATGCTCTCCGTCTCTCAGCGCTCCTACGGTTGGACCCCCGAAG ATGGATGA
- the LOC103422385 gene encoding protein DEHYDRATION-INDUCED 19-like isoform X1, protein MDAEFWTSRLAAAKRQYTLQHHHQSSHFDRLSIDDFEVEDDVRPDFPCPYCYEDFDIASLCSHLEDEHSCESKTTVCPICSVKVARDMFSHITLQHGHLFKLQRCRRLRRVAVPNSQALSLLGRDLREAHLQVLLGSGGYRSENANVSNAAATDPFLSSLILNFPASGADEISKSVVTTNEDSSAKNAVPSHIWKSSFDPSLSYEEREKRIRQATGRAGFMQDLFLSTLLGD, encoded by the exons ATGGACGCCGAGTTCTGGACCTCCCGCCTCGCCGCCGCCAAACGCCAGTACACGCTGCAGCACCACCACCAGAGCTCCCACTTCG ATCGGTTAAGCATCGATGATTTCGAGGTAGAAGACGATGTCCGACCCGACTTCCCGTGCCCGTATTGCTACGAGGACTTCGACATCGCGTCCTTGTGCTCCCATCTCGAAGACGAGCACTCCTGCGAATCTAAAACCACC GTTTGTCCCATTTGCTCCGTTAAAGTTGCACGAGACATGTTCAGTCATATCACACTGCAGCACGGACACTTGTTCAAG TTGCAGAGATGTCGCAGATTGCGTAGAGTTGCTGTTCCTAATAGTCAGGCGCTGTCTCTCCTTGGACGGGATCTTCGTGAGGCGCATCTCCAGGTGCTTCTAGGGAGCGGTGGATATCGATCAGAAAATGCCAACGTGTCTAATGCAGCAGCAACCGATCCATTCCTGTCATCACTTATTTTAAATTTCCCTGCATCAGGAGCggatgaaatttcaaaatcTGTGGTAACCACTAATGAGGACAGTTCCGCAAAGAATGCGGTGCCATCTCATATTTGGAAATCAAG TTTTGATCCTTCCTTAAGTTATGAAGAGCGGGAGAAAAGGATTCGACAAGCTACTGGAAGAGCTGGTTTCATGCAAGATCTGTTTCTCTCAACACTGTTGGGTGACTAA
- the LOC103422385 gene encoding protein DEHYDRATION-INDUCED 19 homolog 4-like isoform X2, which yields MDAEFWTSRLAAAKRQYTLQHHHQSSHFDRLSIDDFEVEDDVRPDFPCPYCYEDFDIASLCSHLEDEHSCESKTTVCPICSVKVARDMFSHITLQHGHLFKLQRCRRLRRVAVPNSQALSLLGRDLREAHLQVLLGSGGYRSENANVSNAAATDPFLSSLILNFPASGADEISKSVVTTNEDSSAKNAVPSHIWKSSLSLSLYFAVLILP from the exons ATGGACGCCGAGTTCTGGACCTCCCGCCTCGCCGCCGCCAAACGCCAGTACACGCTGCAGCACCACCACCAGAGCTCCCACTTCG ATCGGTTAAGCATCGATGATTTCGAGGTAGAAGACGATGTCCGACCCGACTTCCCGTGCCCGTATTGCTACGAGGACTTCGACATCGCGTCCTTGTGCTCCCATCTCGAAGACGAGCACTCCTGCGAATCTAAAACCACC GTTTGTCCCATTTGCTCCGTTAAAGTTGCACGAGACATGTTCAGTCATATCACACTGCAGCACGGACACTTGTTCAAG TTGCAGAGATGTCGCAGATTGCGTAGAGTTGCTGTTCCTAATAGTCAGGCGCTGTCTCTCCTTGGACGGGATCTTCGTGAGGCGCATCTCCAGGTGCTTCTAGGGAGCGGTGGATATCGATCAGAAAATGCCAACGTGTCTAATGCAGCAGCAACCGATCCATTCCTGTCATCACTTATTTTAAATTTCCCTGCATCAGGAGCggatgaaatttcaaaatcTGTGGTAACCACTAATGAGGACAGTTCCGCAAAGAATGCGGTGCCATCTCATATTTGGAAATCAAG tctctctctgtctctctattTCGCAGTTTTGATCCTTCCTTAA